From Chryseobacterium joostei, the proteins below share one genomic window:
- the epsC gene encoding serine O-acetyltransferase EpsC, with protein sequence MSVSNHLIERIHQSKQNKTHGFFDRARVKVFVTELYKVLFLPQQENTTDQLKQDFEKLQDHLFNLIHTITGDKDLTEVQVNAFFEGLPKIYDHLNQDAQAILEFDPAAGSLEEIHLAYPGYFATYVYRISHQLWNQEVPVLPRVISEYAHSKTGIDIHPGAVIGEYFFIDHGTGIVIGETTVIGNHVKIYQGVTLGALNVSKEKANQKRHPNIEDHVIIYSGATILGGNTTIGTESIIGGNVWITQDVPPNSLVYHKSEIKIKDNSSLPESLTFVI encoded by the coding sequence ATGTCAGTTTCAAATCATTTAATTGAAAGAATTCATCAAAGCAAACAAAACAAAACGCATGGATTCTTTGACAGAGCAAGGGTAAAGGTTTTTGTAACAGAGTTGTATAAAGTATTGTTTCTTCCTCAGCAAGAGAATACAACAGATCAGTTGAAACAGGATTTTGAAAAACTACAGGATCATCTTTTCAACCTGATTCATACAATAACTGGAGATAAAGATCTTACCGAAGTACAGGTAAATGCTTTTTTTGAAGGGCTCCCAAAAATATATGATCATCTTAATCAGGATGCACAGGCCATCTTGGAATTTGATCCTGCAGCAGGCTCTTTAGAAGAAATACATCTTGCTTATCCAGGGTATTTTGCAACCTATGTATATCGTATTTCGCATCAACTTTGGAATCAGGAGGTTCCGGTTTTACCTCGCGTAATTTCAGAATATGCACACAGCAAAACAGGGATCGATATTCACCCGGGAGCAGTTATTGGAGAATATTTTTTCATCGATCACGGAACAGGAATTGTCATCGGAGAAACAACAGTCATTGGCAATCATGTTAAAATATATCAGGGAGTAACTTTAGGAGCCTTGAATGTTTCTAAAGAAAAGGCCAATCAAAAAAGGCATCCCAATATTGAGGACCATGTCATTATTTATTCCGGAGCTACCATTTTGGGCGGGAATACAACAATAGGTACAGAAAGCATTATCGGAGGAAATGTATGGATTACACAGGATGTTCCTCCCAATTCTTTGGTCTATCATAAAAGTGAAATAAAAATAAAGGATAACAGTTCATTACCAGAATCATTAACCTTTGTCATATAA
- the cysK gene encoding cysteine synthase A, producing the protein MKFQNTLETIGNTPVVKINKLFNSDHEIWIKLEKSNPGGSIKDRIALAMIEDAEAKGLLNKDSIIIEPTSGNTGIGLALVAAVKGYKLILVMPDSMSIERRKIMEAYGAEFVLTPREKGMKGAIEKANELAEETPNSWIPRQFDNPANVQVHTQTTAQEILQDFPDGLDYIITGVGTGGHITGIAQVVKEKYPNTKVIAVEPELSPVLSGGSPAPHPLQGLGAGFVPSILDITLLDGVITVGKDEAYEYALNAAKKEGLFVGISTGAALAAIAKHLPEIEPGAKILTINYDTGERYLSIEGLF; encoded by the coding sequence ATGAAATTTCAGAATACACTAGAAACGATTGGAAATACACCAGTCGTAAAAATTAATAAGCTATTCAATTCAGATCATGAAATCTGGATCAAACTGGAAAAAAGTAATCCGGGCGGAAGTATTAAGGACAGAATTGCTCTGGCCATGATTGAAGATGCTGAAGCTAAAGGATTACTCAACAAAGACAGTATCATTATAGAACCTACCAGTGGAAACACAGGAATAGGACTGGCATTGGTAGCGGCAGTAAAAGGATATAAGCTTATTCTGGTCATGCCGGATAGCATGAGTATAGAACGTCGCAAAATTATGGAAGCCTATGGGGCTGAGTTTGTGCTTACTCCAAGGGAAAAAGGAATGAAGGGTGCCATTGAAAAAGCCAATGAACTAGCAGAGGAAACTCCCAATTCATGGATTCCGAGACAGTTTGACAATCCTGCCAACGTTCAGGTACATACCCAAACCACTGCACAGGAAATTCTACAGGATTTTCCCGACGGTCTGGATTACATTATCACAGGCGTAGGAACTGGCGGTCATATCACCGGAATTGCACAGGTAGTAAAGGAAAAATACCCCAACACAAAAGTAATTGCTGTAGAGCCTGAACTATCTCCGGTACTAAGTGGAGGAAGCCCTGCACCACATCCATTACAAGGTCTGGGAGCCGGATTTGTTCCATCCATTTTGGATATCACTCTTCTGGACGGTGTTATCACAGTAGGAAAAGATGAAGCTTATGAATATGCTCTGAATGCAGCAAAAAAAGAAGGCCTTTTTGTAGGAATCTCTACAGGAGCGGCTTTGGCAGCCATTGCAAAACATTTGCCGGAAATAGAACCCGGAGCTAAAATTCTCACCATCAATTACGATACCGGCGAAAGGTATCTTTCCATTGAGGGACTCTTCTAA
- the cobA gene encoding uroporphyrinogen-III C-methyltransferase, whose protein sequence is MNTNIKSPKVYLIGAGPGNPDLITVKAVKAIAKADIVLSDRLVSPEILETYVNKNTEIIYVGKECSKNASTPQSLINTLMVDYALQNKTVVRLKGGDVSIFSNVLDELQALKQNHIPYEIIPGITAALGAAAYAGMPLTARGYATSVRFLTYYKSEILTDEYWKELAITNDTLVFYMSKGNLTELVEKFIELEVSKEKKIAVIEQATTPFQKVYTASFDDFGKTLGDKNFASPSLVIIGKVVNLHEEFSWLENAEQEGLYFKSVENGSLIPKTQNFFEYAV, encoded by the coding sequence ATGAATACAAATATAAAATCACCTAAGGTTTACCTTATCGGTGCAGGGCCTGGCAACCCTGATTTGATCACAGTAAAAGCCGTAAAAGCCATCGCCAAAGCAGATATTGTTTTATCTGACCGCTTAGTAAGCCCTGAAATTTTAGAGACCTATGTCAATAAAAATACGGAAATCATCTATGTAGGTAAAGAATGCAGCAAGAACGCATCAACTCCTCAATCCCTTATCAATACTTTAATGGTGGACTATGCCCTTCAGAATAAAACCGTAGTAAGACTTAAGGGGGGAGATGTTTCCATTTTCTCCAATGTTTTGGATGAATTACAGGCGTTGAAGCAAAATCATATTCCCTATGAGATTATTCCCGGAATTACAGCTGCATTGGGTGCCGCTGCCTATGCAGGAATGCCTTTAACAGCCAGAGGATATGCTACATCAGTACGTTTTCTTACTTATTATAAATCTGAAATCCTTACAGATGAATATTGGAAAGAACTCGCTATCACCAATGATACCCTTGTATTCTATATGTCTAAAGGTAACCTTACAGAACTTGTAGAAAAATTCATCGAATTAGAGGTTTCAAAAGAGAAAAAAATTGCAGTAATAGAGCAGGCTACAACCCCTTTTCAAAAGGTTTATACGGCTTCTTTTGATGATTTCGGCAAAACGCTGGGTGATAAAAACTTTGCATCCCCATCATTAGTCATCATAGGTAAAGTAGTGAACCTTCACGAAGAGTTCTCGTGGCTTGAAAATGCAGAGCAGGAAGGTCTTTATTTTAAATCGGTGGAAAACGGAAGTCTCATCCCCAAAACTCAAAATTTCTTCGAATATGCTGTCTGA
- a CDS encoding diflavin oxidoreductase, whose protein sequence is MLSETKLNILKQISSDFSRDESIWASGYLAGLAGAPLTAVQPPLQAGFTEQNTVRKITLAYGTETGNSKKLATGLAGIIKKKGVQVKLTDLSQYKPKDLAKEEFFFVVISTQGEGDPPILAKKFYDYIYENEINLSHLKFGVLALGDSSYPLFCKTGEDVDSRFEILGAQRVIPLKKCDIDYEQDAESWIEHVFEAVNKTSAGSIKNNPVQKASAGRKKYQGKISTIINLNDITSEKETYHIEIETEEGLAYQPGAALGVIPFNSKEVIDEIIALTGIDPTKKIETSKVTDTVEELLHKHLNISYLLKTVVNQYAKITGHSIPEVRLSLLDLLRIYPVKNAEEFEEVIQILTGQAPRLYSISSSLEAHGENEIHITVAKSEFFIDHQKHNGLCSGFLSEFSEEQDIEFYIQEAGHFRLPEPDKDIIMIGPGTGIAPFRSFLWERDAIGADGKNWLFFGDRNFVSDFIYQSELQDFLKTGSLTHLDLAFSRDTPEKIYVQHKLEQKAQEVFYWLEGGASVYVCGAKEPMSKDVENTLLNIIQHQGKRSKEEALHYLEEMELSGRYAKDVY, encoded by the coding sequence ATGCTGTCTGAAACGAAATTAAACATACTGAAACAAATATCCAGTGATTTTTCCAGAGATGAATCTATCTGGGCAAGCGGATATCTGGCAGGTCTTGCCGGAGCACCTCTTACTGCGGTACAACCACCTTTGCAAGCAGGTTTTACAGAACAAAATACGGTCAGAAAAATTACACTTGCCTACGGAACAGAAACCGGAAACAGCAAAAAACTGGCAACAGGACTGGCAGGAATCATTAAGAAAAAAGGAGTTCAGGTTAAATTAACGGATCTGTCTCAATACAAGCCAAAGGACCTTGCAAAGGAAGAATTTTTCTTTGTCGTAATAAGTACACAGGGCGAAGGAGATCCTCCAATTCTTGCCAAGAAGTTTTATGATTATATCTATGAAAATGAAATCAATCTCAGCCACCTTAAATTTGGAGTCTTGGCTTTGGGAGACAGCAGCTATCCTCTTTTCTGCAAAACAGGAGAAGATGTAGATTCCCGCTTTGAAATTCTGGGGGCACAACGTGTTATTCCATTAAAAAAATGTGATATTGATTATGAACAGGATGCCGAAAGCTGGATAGAACATGTCTTTGAAGCTGTTAATAAAACTTCAGCAGGTAGCATCAAAAATAATCCAGTTCAAAAGGCTTCAGCCGGAAGAAAAAAATATCAGGGAAAAATATCAACCATCATTAATCTCAATGATATTACTTCTGAAAAAGAAACCTATCATATAGAAATAGAAACAGAAGAGGGCTTAGCTTATCAACCCGGTGCAGCTCTGGGAGTTATCCCATTCAATTCCAAAGAAGTTATTGATGAAATTATTGCATTAACAGGAATTGATCCTACAAAAAAAATTGAAACCTCAAAAGTTACAGACACCGTAGAAGAGTTATTGCACAAGCATCTTAATATTAGCTATTTGCTAAAAACCGTGGTTAACCAATACGCGAAGATTACAGGTCATTCTATTCCGGAAGTTCGTTTAAGTCTTCTCGATCTGCTTAGGATTTATCCCGTGAAAAATGCAGAGGAATTTGAAGAAGTTATTCAGATACTTACTGGTCAGGCGCCTCGTCTGTACTCCATATCATCTTCTCTGGAAGCTCATGGTGAAAATGAAATACACATCACGGTAGCAAAATCAGAATTCTTCATAGACCATCAGAAACATAATGGCTTATGCAGTGGATTTCTCAGCGAATTCAGTGAGGAACAAGATATTGAGTTCTATATTCAGGAGGCGGGGCATTTCAGATTACCGGAACCCGATAAGGATATCATCATGATTGGGCCGGGAACCGGAATTGCACCTTTCCGATCATTTCTTTGGGAGCGTGATGCCATTGGAGCAGATGGAAAAAACTGGCTATTTTTCGGGGACAGGAACTTTGTATCAGATTTTATTTATCAATCTGAACTTCAGGATTTTCTTAAAACAGGAAGTCTCACTCATTTAGATCTTGCCTTTTCAAGAGATACCCCCGAGAAAATATATGTTCAGCACAAACTGGAACAAAAAGCACAGGAGGTCTTTTACTGGCTTGAGGGAGGAGCATCTGTGTATGTATGTGGTGCCAAGGAACCTATGAGTAAGGATGTTGAAAATACCCTTTTGAATATCATTCAGCATCAGGGAAAACGAAGCAAGGAAGAAGCCCTTCATTACTTAGAGGAAATGGAGCTTAGCGGCCGATATGCCAAAGATGTTTATTAA
- a CDS encoding NADPH-dependent assimilatory sulfite reductase hemoprotein subunit codes for MSNKDNLSPVERIKTQSNGLRGTLKESLADDFTGAIREDDQTLIKFHGMYQQDDRDRREERVSKKLEWLYSYMIRLRLPGGFLTSDQWIGVNEIAQDHSTGTIKITTRQTLQLHGILKSHLKPTIQNFNLNHLDSIAACGDVNRNVTCTANPSESPLHQQTYELAGKISEMCLPKTQSYYDIWIDDELIVDRKAEEDPLYQDRYLPRKLKIGIAVPPNNDVDVFINDIALIAIIENNQIAGYNIAAGGGLGATHGNEATYARLASVLGFVDSEEKALQAVYEIITVQRDFGNRSDRKLSRLKYTIDKLGIDQYRTEVEKRTGFSFEPAREFKFEQRKDRYGWTQNHEGKWFYTLFVEHGRVLDIEEYPLKSGLLKIAQTIELNFRFTCNQNLILADISESDKAKVESLLEEYGISEYTEKASALRKNSVACVALNTCSLALAEAQRYLPSLVTKIEPILEKHGLLQDDITIRMTGCPNGCGRSPNAEIGFVGTAYGKYNLHIGGDRLGMRLNTKFRENIGEEEILTTLDELFGIYVQKRLTEETFGDFSYRYLKTLN; via the coding sequence ATGAGCAATAAAGATAACCTTTCTCCTGTAGAAAGGATTAAAACCCAAAGTAACGGGCTCAGGGGCACATTAAAAGAAAGCCTTGCAGACGACTTTACAGGAGCCATAAGAGAAGATGATCAAACCCTGATCAAGTTCCACGGAATGTACCAGCAGGACGACAGAGACAGAAGAGAAGAACGTGTCTCCAAAAAACTGGAATGGCTGTATTCCTATATGATCAGGCTTAGGCTTCCCGGCGGATTTTTAACCTCAGATCAATGGATCGGAGTGAATGAAATTGCCCAAGACCATTCTACAGGAACCATAAAAATAACAACAAGACAGACGCTTCAGCTGCATGGTATTTTAAAGTCACATTTAAAGCCAACTATTCAGAACTTTAATCTCAATCACCTTGACTCTATTGCGGCCTGTGGTGATGTGAACAGAAATGTTACCTGTACAGCAAATCCATCAGAATCTCCGCTGCATCAGCAAACTTATGAGCTGGCGGGTAAAATAAGTGAAATGTGTCTCCCTAAAACACAATCTTATTATGATATCTGGATTGATGATGAGCTGATTGTTGACAGAAAAGCAGAAGAAGACCCTTTGTATCAGGACAGATATCTTCCCCGAAAACTGAAGATTGGTATCGCAGTTCCTCCCAATAATGATGTAGACGTATTTATCAACGACATTGCCCTGATTGCCATCATTGAGAATAATCAGATTGCAGGCTATAATATTGCTGCCGGAGGAGGATTGGGCGCTACACACGGAAATGAAGCCACCTATGCACGTCTTGCCTCTGTGCTTGGATTTGTAGATTCTGAAGAAAAAGCCTTACAGGCCGTGTATGAGATCATAACGGTTCAACGAGACTTTGGAAACAGAAGCGACAGAAAACTTTCAAGATTAAAATATACCATTGATAAGCTTGGAATAGATCAGTACAGAACCGAAGTAGAAAAAAGAACCGGATTCAGCTTTGAGCCAGCCAGAGAATTTAAGTTTGAACAAAGAAAAGACCGTTATGGCTGGACCCAAAATCATGAGGGAAAATGGTTTTATACCTTATTTGTAGAGCATGGAAGAGTACTGGATATTGAAGAATATCCTTTAAAATCGGGATTATTAAAGATCGCCCAGACCATTGAACTCAACTTCAGATTTACATGTAACCAAAACCTGATCCTTGCAGATATCAGTGAAAGCGATAAAGCAAAAGTAGAAAGCCTGTTGGAGGAATATGGAATTTCAGAGTATACAGAAAAAGCAAGCGCCCTGCGTAAAAATTCTGTTGCCTGTGTTGCATTAAATACTTGTTCTTTGGCCCTAGCAGAGGCACAGCGCTATTTACCTTCATTGGTAACCAAAATAGAACCCATCCTTGAAAAACATGGTCTTTTACAGGATGATATTACCATTAGAATGACAGGATGTCCCAACGGATGTGGTAGATCTCCCAATGCTGAAATTGGATTTGTAGGAACAGCCTACGGTAAATACAATCTCCATATCGGTGGAGACAGACTGGGAATGCGATTGAATACAAAATTCAGGGAAAATATTGGTGAAGAAGAAATTCTGACCACTCTTGACGAACTTTTCGGAATTTATGTACAGAAAAGACTTACAGAAGAAACATTTGGCGATTTTTCATACCGTTACTTAAAAACTTTAAACTGA
- a CDS encoding TonB-dependent receptor — MKNKKQGYFLPKTGLILITFLFCNLAEAQQLIEVSGIIKNTETQKGIDAVKVQIENTQDTVSTDQLGNFKIRTRVTIPFRLVINKDGFSHQTVEILSLSNKLTIGLNPQNTIIDDVVISASRIPEKILKSPIAIEKIDIKTIRESPAASFYETLENVKGLQLLTSSLTLKIPNSRGFNSPNNFRFMQLVDGVDVQSATLGVPLGNAIGPTELDIQSMEVTPGAASALYGMNAINGLASLQTKDPFTSQGLSVYFRGGVNHVDNFNHKISSLGESAIRFAKAFNKNFAIKINASYFTGTDWISNNQTDQNPNSFITANPNFSLTNNPAEDLWNKYGDERNNRVAVKVDYNGKPTTFNVSRTGYFEKDLVSPEVKNIKFDAGLYYRFGDQWKASYVYRYGLLDGTFQRGNKIRLQNATVQNHKVELTGKELTFRAYVSIENTGDSYNLKPLADNLDLTNLSNNNWKNIFQTTLQNNINAGRSLNESFILARQEADKNRVVPGTSAFEQLKNTIIGINNWDSANAGVAGAPSTGGAKLEQKSRFYQGEFTYDFSRFVKIFNLLAGIDYRLYSITPDGNNFVDFNRPVTERNIPLSNGTFGKDVIYQKYGAFAQITKLFFDDKLKLNAALRIDRNPEFEAKLNPRISIVYSPVNQHNFRASFQNGYRFPSLFEALSFVNNGNVRRVGGLSKVNDGLGYLENSYTLASIDRFTSAVNADVDGGKNQSQAAQDNKQLLTVANLQKLQPEKINSFEVGYKSVFFNNKLVLDWDFYYNIYEGFLGQVEVAVPKNSQVGSNTAILAMLDRSKQDRYRVYTNSNNKYKSYGTSLGIRYNVVRNYNVNANVSYNDLASNNTSDLFITAFNTPKWMVNVSVGNREIIRNIGFTIVARWQSNFAWESPLASGDIPAYYTIDAQATWNLPEIHANVKIGATNLLNRRYFQYAAGPEIGGLYYLAFTYDLKL; from the coding sequence ATGAAAAACAAAAAACAGGGATATTTTCTGCCTAAGACAGGGCTTATATTAATTACATTTTTATTTTGCAATCTGGCAGAAGCACAGCAGCTTATAGAAGTAAGCGGAATCATTAAAAATACAGAAACCCAAAAAGGTATTGATGCTGTAAAGGTACAGATTGAAAATACGCAGGACACCGTTTCCACAGATCAATTGGGAAACTTTAAGATAAGAACAAGAGTTACCATTCCATTCCGGTTGGTTATCAATAAAGATGGCTTTTCTCATCAAACCGTAGAAATACTTTCGCTTTCCAACAAACTAACCATTGGGCTTAATCCACAAAATACTATTATTGATGATGTGGTTATATCTGCATCACGTATTCCTGAAAAAATATTAAAATCTCCCATTGCTATTGAAAAAATTGATATCAAAACAATCAGAGAAAGTCCGGCAGCATCCTTTTATGAAACATTAGAAAATGTAAAAGGATTACAGTTGCTTACTTCCAGCCTTACCTTAAAAATACCAAATTCCAGAGGGTTTAACTCTCCCAACAACTTCCGTTTTATGCAGCTGGTGGATGGGGTAGATGTACAATCTGCAACGCTAGGAGTTCCATTGGGAAATGCAATTGGTCCTACAGAATTGGATATTCAGTCCATGGAAGTTACTCCCGGAGCTGCCTCCGCATTGTATGGGATGAATGCCATCAATGGACTGGCGAGCCTTCAAACGAAAGATCCGTTTACCTCTCAGGGATTAAGCGTATACTTTCGGGGTGGAGTTAATCATGTGGACAATTTCAACCATAAAATAAGTTCTCTGGGAGAGAGTGCTATTAGATTTGCAAAAGCTTTCAATAAAAATTTTGCGATCAAGATAAACGCTTCTTACTTTACAGGAACAGACTGGATTTCAAACAACCAGACAGATCAGAATCCTAATTCATTCATCACAGCCAATCCTAATTTTTCATTAACCAATAATCCTGCAGAAGACCTTTGGAACAAATACGGTGATGAAAGAAATAACCGTGTTGCCGTAAAAGTAGATTATAACGGAAAACCTACAACATTTAATGTGTCAAGAACCGGATATTTTGAAAAAGATCTGGTAAGTCCGGAGGTGAAAAATATAAAATTTGATGCCGGATTATACTATCGTTTTGGTGACCAATGGAAAGCATCCTATGTTTACCGATATGGCCTGCTGGATGGGACCTTCCAAAGAGGAAACAAGATTCGTTTACAAAATGCTACAGTACAAAATCATAAGGTGGAACTTACGGGTAAAGAACTTACTTTCAGGGCCTATGTTTCCATAGAAAATACAGGAGATTCTTATAACCTGAAGCCTTTGGCAGATAATCTTGATCTAACGAACCTTTCTAATAACAATTGGAAGAATATTTTCCAGACAACATTACAAAATAACATCAATGCAGGAAGAAGCCTTAACGAATCCTTTATTCTTGCCCGACAGGAAGCAGACAAAAATAGAGTAGTACCTGGAACTTCTGCTTTTGAGCAATTAAAAAACACCATTATTGGAATTAATAACTGGGACTCTGCCAACGCAGGAGTTGCAGGTGCTCCGTCAACAGGAGGTGCCAAACTTGAACAGAAATCTCGTTTTTATCAGGGAGAATTTACCTATGATTTCAGCAGATTTGTGAAAATATTCAACCTTCTTGCCGGTATAGATTATCGTTTGTATAGCATAACCCCTGATGGAAATAACTTTGTAGACTTCAACAGACCTGTTACGGAAAGAAATATCCCTTTATCTAATGGAACATTCGGAAAAGATGTTATCTATCAGAAATATGGAGCTTTTGCTCAGATTACCAAGCTTTTCTTTGATGATAAATTAAAACTTAATGCAGCGTTACGTATCGACAGAAATCCGGAGTTTGAAGCCAAGCTTAATCCCAGAATCAGCATTGTATATTCTCCCGTTAATCAGCATAACTTCAGGGCATCCTTTCAAAACGGATACCGTTTTCCATCATTGTTTGAAGCCCTTTCCTTTGTCAATAACGGAAATGTAAGAAGAGTAGGAGGACTTTCTAAAGTAAATGACGGATTAGGGTATCTGGAAAACTCTTACACACTGGCATCCATAGATAGATTTACTTCTGCTGTAAATGCCGATGTAGATGGAGGAAAAAATCAATCCCAAGCTGCTCAGGACAATAAACAGCTTTTAACCGTTGCCAATTTGCAAAAATTACAGCCGGAAAAGATCAATTCATTTGAAGTAGGCTATAAATCTGTCTTCTTTAATAATAAGCTGGTATTGGATTGGGATTTTTACTATAATATTTATGAAGGATTTCTTGGACAGGTAGAAGTTGCAGTTCCTAAAAACAGTCAGGTGGGAAGCAATACGGCTATCCTTGCCATGCTTGACCGAAGCAAACAAGACCGATACAGAGTATATACCAATAGTAATAATAAATACAAAAGTTATGGAACTTCACTAGGTATTCGATATAATGTCGTTCGAAATTATAACGTTAATGCGAATGTATCTTATAATGATCTTGCCTCCAACAATACTTCAGACTTATTTATTACCGCATTCAATACCCCAAAATGGATGGTGAATGTAAGTGTAGGAAACAGGGAAATCATCAGAAATATAGGATTTACGATTGTAGCAAGATGGCAGAGTAATTTTGCTTGGGAAAGTCCCTTAGCCTCAGGAGATATTCCCGCTTATTATACCATTGATGCACAAGCTACATGGAATCTTCCTGAAATACATGCTAATGTAAAAATTGGGGCAACCAATTTACTGAACAGACGTTACTTTCAATATGCAGCAGGACCTGAAATTGGAGGTTTATATTATCTCGCTTTTACGTATGATTTAAAACTGTAA
- a CDS encoding TSUP family transporter translates to MSNSLYPVFLKLEKLSLLIIGGGKIALEKLESVLGNSPETSIKLVAKEIIPEVRSLQDQFVNITLHERAYNDDDFNDTDLAIIAVNDIVLAEQIRNDAHQKNVLVNIADKPDLCDFYLGSIVRKGSLKIAISTNGKSPTIAKRLRETFTETIPDEMDLVLDNMQSIRNQLKGDFNHKVTELNKITTQYLSDGTLSSAKPNLEIEKLINITKIAQRKANIYLAIIGVMLLFGILGLVVYQFNLSDDIQNFLNQDNHIFYWMLFAGFMAEIVAGSMGMGYGVICTTILLLLNVPPPVVSASIHSAESFTTAAGGFSHYKLGNVNKKMVWVLFPLAIVGSVIGALTLSHYGEHYAHIVKPIIACYTLYLGVNILKNAFKDNKKNRIKPKRRTNLRVLGLVGGFIDSFAGGGWGPLVTGTLIKEGRIPRYVVGSSTVAKFLLTITSAITFIFTIGIHHWNIVLGLLLGGVFTAPFSAMLTSKLPTKKMFVVVGIVVIIMSLVTIVKSLL, encoded by the coding sequence ATGAGTAATTCTTTATATCCCGTATTTTTAAAGCTTGAAAAATTATCATTACTGATCATCGGTGGGGGAAAAATTGCCCTCGAGAAGCTAGAATCTGTACTTGGTAATTCTCCCGAAACTTCCATCAAACTGGTAGCCAAGGAAATCATTCCTGAAGTAAGGTCCTTACAGGATCAGTTTGTCAATATAACATTGCATGAAAGAGCTTACAATGATGATGATTTTAATGATACAGATCTGGCGATTATAGCTGTAAATGATATTGTACTTGCTGAACAGATCCGTAATGATGCCCATCAAAAGAATGTATTGGTTAATATTGCCGATAAACCCGATCTATGTGATTTCTATCTGGGTTCAATCGTCAGAAAAGGAAGTCTTAAAATTGCCATTTCAACCAATGGAAAATCTCCAACCATTGCAAAGAGATTAAGGGAAACATTCACAGAAACAATTCCTGATGAAATGGATCTGGTATTGGATAATATGCAGAGTATACGTAATCAGTTAAAAGGTGATTTTAACCATAAAGTAACGGAACTCAACAAAATAACAACCCAATATTTATCTGACGGAACACTTTCTTCAGCAAAACCCAATCTGGAAATTGAAAAACTGATCAATATTACCAAAATAGCTCAGAGAAAAGCCAATATCTACCTTGCCATCATAGGAGTTATGCTTCTTTTCGGAATACTTGGCCTTGTGGTATATCAGTTTAATCTTTCTGATGATATTCAGAATTTCCTTAATCAGGATAACCATATCTTTTACTGGATGCTTTTTGCCGGCTTCATGGCAGAAATCGTTGCGGGATCAATGGGAATGGGATATGGCGTAATATGTACAACCATATTGCTTTTATTGAATGTTCCGCCGCCTGTGGTAAGTGCCAGTATTCATTCTGCAGAATCTTTTACAACCGCTGCCGGAGGATTCAGTCATTATAAATTGGGAAATGTCAATAAGAAAATGGTTTGGGTATTGTTTCCTTTGGCCATCGTAGGCTCCGTCATTGGTGCATTAACTTTATCTCATTATGGCGAACATTATGCCCATATTGTAAAGCCCATCATTGCATGTTATACCTTATACTTGGGAGTCAATATCCTGAAAAATGCCTTTAAGGACAATAAGAAAAACCGAATAAAACCAAAGCGAAGAACCAATCTCAGAGTATTAGGACTTGTAGGTGGTTTTATAGATTCCTTTGCAGGCGGCGGCTGGGGACCGTTAGTAACCGGAACATTGATTAAGGAAGGAAGAATTCCCCGCTATGTGGTTGGAAGCTCAACCGTTGCTAAGTTTTTACTGACAATCACCAGTGCCATTACGTTTATTTTTACCATTGGTATTCATCATTGGAATATTGTTCTGGGACTTCTTTTAGGTGGAGTTTTTACAGCTCCGTTTTCTGCCATGCTTACTTCAAAACTACCCACAAAGAAAATGTTTGTTGTAGTAGGAATAGTGGTTATTATCATGAGTCTGGTAACCATTGTAAAATCATTATTGTAA
- a CDS encoding GNAT family N-acetyltransferase, whose product MTMNTSPQDIDQILGLYKMASDFKKKVSGVQWPEFERSMIETEIQENRLFKIVVDQQVACVWSITFDDQQVWEEKNADPAIYIHRIATNPNFRGQKFVEQIVEWSKQFAKEHHKLYVRMDTTAGNQRLTEYYVKCGFSYLGDKKIADTEGRPAHYHNATMGLFQLEA is encoded by the coding sequence ATGACAATGAATACTTCTCCACAGGATATTGATCAGATCCTTGGGTTATATAAAATGGCTTCCGACTTTAAGAAAAAAGTATCCGGTGTACAATGGCCGGAGTTTGAACGAAGCATGATAGAAACCGAAATCCAGGAAAACCGCCTCTTTAAAATCGTCGTAGATCAGCAGGTGGCCTGCGTTTGGAGCATTACTTTTGATGACCAGCAGGTTTGGGAGGAAAAAAATGCAGATCCAGCTATATATATTCATAGAATTGCCACCAATCCTAACTTTCGGGGACAAAAATTTGTAGAACAAATCGTGGAATGGTCCAAGCAATTTGCCAAAGAGCACCATAAATTATATGTAAGAATGGATACTACAGCCGGAAATCAAAGACTTACAGAATATTACGTGAAATGTGGATTTTCTTATTTGGGCGACAAAAAGATTGCTGATACTGAGGGACGCCCTGCCCATTACCATAATGCAACCATGGGACTTTTCCAATTGGAAGCTTAA